In a genomic window of Struthio camelus isolate bStrCam1 chromosome 16, bStrCam1.hap1, whole genome shotgun sequence:
- the SPATA22 gene encoding spermatogenesis-associated protein 22, translating to MAPSLMEPQNASKSNSANAGKNLYAFRAEEKTTSTKVWNRNVCTSLSNRTDLISDSGIIRKFENISSSLKTVQQQKNPGNHNSSQHIKTAEISQTYSSKAQWPVKPNTVSRSLQDHSLSYKFNHNIQQNKMNEKQFNCVQEDKTQEISSFQLKLKEKQNSLRIISAVIESMKHWSQYAYKTVLLFEVLGTLDSAVTPGAYGAKNFLLRDGKESLPCVFYEIDRELPRLIRGRVHRCMGNYDTKRNIFKCVSVRPATIPEQNAFQEFVKIADVEMTAYVKTMNEI from the exons ATGGCTCCTTCGCTTATGGAACCACAAAATGCATCAAAGTCTAATTCAGCAAATGCTGGAAAAAACTTGTATGCCTTCAG ggcagaagagaagACTACCAGTACTAAAGTTTGGAACAGAAATGTGTGTACTTCTTTAAGTAACAGGACAGATTTAATATCTGATAGTGGAATTATTCGAAAGTTTGAGAACATTTCAAGTAGTTTGAAAACTGTTCAGCAGCAAAAAAACCCTGGTAACCATAATTCTTCTCAGCATAtcaaaacagcagaaatcagCCAAACATACTCATCTAAAGCACAATGGCCAGTGAAACCTAATACTGTATCAAGAAGTCTGCAAGATCACAGTCTGTCATATAAGTTTAACCACAAtattcagcaaaataaaatgaatgaaaaacaatttaattgTGTTCAAGAAGACAAAACGCAG gaaatttcatcatttcaattaaaacttaaagaaaaacagaattctttGCGAATCATATCTGCAGTCATTGAAAGTATGAAGCACTGGAGTCAGTATGCTTATAAAACTGTACTATTATTTGAAGTTTTGG GCACACTCGATTCTGCAGTCACACCCGGAGCATACGGGGCAAAGAATTTTCTTTTGAGAGATGGAAAGGAGAGTCTGCCATGTGTATTTTATGAAATT GACCGGGAGCTTCCAAGACTGATTAGAGGTCGAGTGCACAGGTGCATGGGAAACTATGACacaaaaaggaacattttcaagTGTGTCTCTGTAAGACCAGCAACTATTCCCGAACAAAATGCTTTCCAAGAATTTGTTAAAATCGCAGATGTTGAGATGACAGCATATGTAAAAACAATGAATGAAATTTAA